From the Kitasatospora atroaurantiaca genome, the window ACGCGTTCGTCCCGCTGACCACCAGCGAGTTCTCGGGCGAGGAGCTCAAGGTCCCGTACGACAAGTCCCTGATCAAGGAGTCTCCCGACTTCGGCGTGGGCCAGCACCTGTCCCCGGCCCAGGAGCTCCAGCTCTACCGCTACTACGGGCTGGACGCCGGCGGCACTCCCCCCGCCTCGGCCACCAACGGCTCCGTCGCACCGAAGGGCGCCGACCTCGACTTCGGCGCAGTCCCCGCCGCCCCCGCCCCCGCACCCCCGAAGACCGAGGCCGCAACGATGCCGTTCACCGCACCGCTCACCGATCACGAGAAGCCGTCCCCAACGGTCGAGAAGTCCATCCCCGAGACCTCCGAGACCAACGTACGGTCCATGACCCCGACCGTCGCGCAGCCCGTCCCGGCATCGGACGCGCCGATGACCAGCACCCCGAACGGGCCGCTGGAGGTCACCTGCCGCGAGGAGCGGCTCGACATCACCACCGAGTGGCAGGTGACGTACACGGCCCGGCTCCGCAAGTACGTGACCAGCGAGACGGTCGAGCGCCATGTGCCGGTGGTGCGGGAGCGGGTCCGGGTGGAGCGGGTGCCGGTCACCGAGGGCGAGCGGGACGCGCTGACCCAGGAGGAGATCGCCGAGGCGGTCGAGGAGGTCACGCTGCGGGAGGAGCGGCCGATGGTGCGCAAGTACCTGGTGCCGATCGAGCGGGTGCGACTGGTCGTCGAGCGCTACACCGACGACCACGTGGTGCGCGAGGAGCTGCGCCGCGAGCACGTCGAGATCGACGACAGCGCCGGTGCCGAGCCGGCCGCCGACGCCCCGGCCCCCGCCGCGGCGCAGGCCCCAATGCCGGACTCGCCTCGGCCGGAGCCGCTTCGCCCCTCCTGAGTCCAACGACCCCGGTGAGTCCAACGGCCCCGGCCCGCTCCTCGGCGGGCCGGGGCCGTTGCGTCGCCTAAGCTTCACCAGTCGATATTTGACATAGTGAAGTATCTGGCTGCATGGTTACTTCAGTTCGTTTACTTTCGCCCATCTGAAGCACATCGCTCGGGTGGCCTGAACTGGAGGAAGAACCGTGAGTGAGGCACCACAGCCCACCGCCACGGCCGCGAAGCCGAGCAGCGCACGTGTGCTCCCCGCCCTGGTACTGGCGATGCTGGCGTTCAGCGTGGTGCAGACCGCGGTCGTGCCGATCCTGCCGTCGCTGGCCAAGGAGCTGAACGTCTCCGGCTCCAACATCACCTGGCTGATGACGGCCAACCTCCTCTCCGCCGCCGTGCTGACCCCGCTGCTCGGCCGCTTCGGCGACCTGCGCGGCCGCAAGCCGATGCTGCTGGTCTCGCTGGCCGGCCTGGTGGCCGGCTCCGCGCTCGCGGTCGGGACCCACTCCTTCACCTGGCTGGTCGTCGCCCGCGTCCTGCAGGGCGCCGGCGGTGGCGTGCTGCCGCTGGCGATCAGCATCGTGCGTGACGAGCTCCCCCGGGAGAAGGTCACCGGCGGGGTCGCCCTGATCAGCGCCTCGATGGGCGTCGGCAGCGGCCTCGGCCTGGTCGCCACCGGCCTGCTGCTGGAGCACTGGAGCTACAAGTCCATCTTCTGGATGGGCCTCGTCTTCGGCCTGATCGCGGTCGCCCTGGTCGCCCTGCGCGTCCCCAAGGACCCGGTGATCGACAAGGACGGCGGCGCCGACCCGCTCGGCGCGCTGACCCTGGCCGGCTGGCTCTCCGCCCTGCTGGTCGCCGTCAGCCAGGGCAACCACTGGGGCTGGACGTCCAACAAGACCCTCGGCCTGTTCGCCGTCGCCGCCGTGATCGCGCTGGTCTGGATCGTCATCGAGACCAAGGTCAGCCACCCGCTGGTGGACATGAAGATGATGTCCCGCCCGGCCGTCGCCTTCACCAACATCTCCGGCCTGCTCATCGGCTTCGGGATGTACGGCTCCTTCCTGGTGATCAGCAACTTCGCGCAGACCCCCGAGAAGCTCGCCCACTACGGCTTCACCGCCACCGTGCTGCACGCCGGCGTGATGCTGCTCCCGTCCGCCGTCGGCTCGATGGTCGCCGCCCCGGTCGGCGCCATGCTGATCGCCCGCCGTGGCCCGCGTCTGCCGCTGGTGCTCGGTGGCGTGCTCGGCGCCGTCTCGATGGCGTACCTGGCCGTCCGGCACAGTGCCGAGGGTGACATCTACACCGCCTCCGCCGTGTTCGGCCTCGGTGTCGGCCTCGCCTACGCCGCCATGCCCGCCTTCATCAACGGCGCCGTGCCGATCGAGCAGAGCGGCATCGCCAACGGCATGAACGCGGTGCTGCGCACCGTCGGTGGCGCCGTCGGCACCGCCGTGATGGGCGCCATCCTGACCGGCGACACCATCAAGCACCTGCCGATCCCGCTGCCCACCCTGGACGCGTACAAGCACGCCTTCTGGACCGCAGCCGTGATGTGCCTGGTCGCCGCGGCCGTGCCGTTCGCCATCCGCCGCATCAAGCCCGCTGTCGCCGCTCCGGTGGAGAGCAGCGTCGGCCTGGAGCTGGCCAAGACCGACGCCTGACGAGGCGTCCACCCTCGCGCTCCGGGACAGGGCGCGAGGGGACTGGGCCCCGGTGGTCGGTGAGGGCATCGCGACCCGCCCGAGGCCCAGCCCGACAGTCGGCCCCTGGAATCCCCTGTGGATTCCGGGGGCCGGTGCCGTTCACGGCCGCAGGGCTCAGGTCTTCAGCGGCCTCAACGGCAAGGGCGCCGAGGGCACCAGCTCGGGGTCGTCCACCGCGAAGGTCCGCACCCGCCCCCGCTCGCTGTCGGGTGTCTCGAAGCGGACGGTCACCCGGCCCACCCCGCTCCCCTGCACCCAGCCGGGGCCGTGCTGAGCGTGCGTCACGTCCTGGCCGGGAAACCAGCGCCGGACGGCCGGCTCCTCGGGCTCGGCCTCCCGTACCGCCGGCTCGGGCCGGTGGTCCTCCAGCGGCTCCCGGACGGCCGCCTGGGCGAAGAGGTCCTCCTGGGTGTAGTCGGCCAGCTGGGAGACGCCCACCCCCAGTAGCCGCACCCCGCCCGTGACGTCCACCTGCAGGGCCAGGCGCCGGGCGGTCTCGGCGATCACCGCCTCGTCGTCCGTCGGCGCACGCAGGGTCTCCGACCTGGTGAGCGTGGAGAAGTCGAAGCGGCGTACCTTCAGCACCACCGTGCGGCCCGAGCGGCCGGCCGCGTGCAGCCGGCGGACGCAGCGGGCCGTCAGCACGTCGATCTCGTGCAGGATGCGGTCGCGGTCGGCGAGGTCCACCTCGAAGGTGTCCTCCACGGAGACGGACTTGGCGTCCCGGTCCGGGACCACCGGGCGCTCGTCCAGGCCTATGGACATCTGGTACACGCCGGCGCCGTGCGCCCGCCCCAGCAGCTGCACCAGCTCGGCCTCCCCGGCCTCCGCCAGGTCGTCGACGGTGGTCAGCCCGGCCCGGCGCAGCGCCTGCTCGGTGGCCGGGCCGACCCCGGGCAGCGCCCGTACCGGCATCACGCTGAGCACCGCACGCTCGGAGCCGATCTCGACCAGCACCAGGCCGTCGGGCTTGGCCTGCTCGGAGGCGATCTTCGCCATCAGCTTGGAGCCCGCCGCCCCGACCGAGGCGGTCAGCCCCGTCCGCTCCTGGATGTCCGCGCGCAGGTCCTCGGCGATCGCCAGGACCAGCTCCGCACCGCCCGCCGGCCCGGCCTCGGCCAGCGCAGGGCCGTACGGGCCCGCCTCCAGGTCGACGAAGGCCTCGTCCAGGCTGAGCGGCTCGACCAGCGGCGACAGCTCCCGCAGCAGGCCCATCACCAGCTCGCTGACCTGCCGGTAGGCCTCGAAGCGGCCCGACAGGAAGGCGGCGTTCGGACAGAGCCGCCGGGCCTGGGCCATCGGCATCGCGGAGTGCACCCCGAACTTCCGCGCCTCGTACGAGGCGGTGGCGACCACCCCCCGGCCGCCGAGCCCGCCGACCACCACCGGCTTGCCGCGCAGGCTCGGCTTGGCCGCCTGCTCCACCGCGGCGAAGAAGGCGTCCATGTCGAGGTGGATGATGCTCGGCACTGTCCGCACCTGACGATCATCCCGCAGGGGTCTGACAATCCACCCTGAGACCGACCGCCGGTAGGTGGGCAGATGGGTAACCACAGGGGCGCGTGGGGGCACCTCCCGGCCGGAGGCTGGGGGAGAACTGCGCGAGATCGGAAGGCGATGACCTGTGCCCGCCGCTTCGCGCAGTTCCCCGCGCCCCTGGGATGCCGGCGGAGCCTCTCAGTGGCCCGCCGCGTCCGTCAGTGCCTTGGTGATACCGGGCTCCTTGGCTCCGAGGAACCGGGGGTCGGGCCGCAGCCAGGCGTTCAGCGCGGCCTTCCCCGCACCCGGGATCTCCCGCAGGCCGCCGTAGTACCAGGTGACGTCCTCCGGCTCGTGGACGCCGACCGCGTACGAGTCGATGCCCGCCGCCTGACAGAGCGCCAGCGCCCGGCGGACGTGGAAGGTCTGGCTCACCAGCACCGCCCGGTCCACCCCGAAGATCCGGTGGGCCCGGGTGCAGGAGTCCCAGGTGTCGAAGCCAGCGTAGTCCTCCACCACCCGTACCTCGGGCACCCCGTGCCCGACCAGGTAGGCCTGCATGGCATCCGGCTCGTCGTAGTCGTCACGGCTGTTGTCGCCGGTCACCAGGATCGCCTGCACCTTGTGCTGCTGATAGAGCGTCAACGCCGCGTCCAGGCGGTGTGCGAGGTACGGGGACGGCTCACCGTCGAACAGCCCGGCGCCGAAGACCACCGCGACCGGCGCCTCCGGCGCGCTCTCCACGGTGCCGACCCGGTCACCCTCGCTCAGCCGCAGCCAGGCACTCGGTGCCAGCGCGACCACACTCAGCAGCACCGCCGCCTGGAAGGCCCGCCGCCTGCCGCGCCTGGTACGCGGCCACCGCACCCGTGGCCGGGGTATTCGCCGCACTCTGCCTCCCCTTGATCGACTCACCTGCCCCGACGACGCCGAGGGCCCGGACGGTTCCCCGTCCGGGCCCTCGGTCAAGCTCTGCGCGGTGCCTACCCGGCGCGGTTGCGGCGCTGGGCCAGTTCGTCCTCGGGGTCGTGCCCGAGCAGGGTCTCCCCGGTGTCCGTCCGCTCGGCGTGCAGGCGGCCGAGCGCCGTCTCCAGCTCCTCCGAGACCGCGCCGACCGCGATGCCGAAGACGCCCTGACCGCCCTTCAACAGGTCGACCACCTGTTGCGGGGAGGTGCACTCGTAGACCGTGGCACCGTCGCTCATCAGGGTGAGCCCGGCCAGGTCGGCGACCTCGGCGGACTGCAGATGCGTGACGGCGACCCGGATGTTCTGCAGCGAGACACCGGCGTCCAGCAGCCGCTTCACGATCTTGAGCAGCAGGATGTCGCGGAAGCTGTAGAGCCGCTGGGTGTTCGCCGGGTACGCCGAACGCACACTGGGCTCCAGCAGGCCGGTACGCGCCCAGTAGTCCAGCTGGCGATAGGTGATCCCGGCCGCCGCGCAGGCGGTCGGACCCCGGTAGCCCACCAGGGTGGAGGTCGGCGAGAGGCGTTCGATGGCCGGCTGGCCGGGCTGCACGGCCGGGAAGCGGCCGACTCTCGGAAGGTCGGCGTCCGGCTGCTCGATGCCGGGGCCCTCCCAGGCCCGCTCCAGCAGATTGCGCCCGGAGCGAGGGATGTGCACGGAGCACAGGCCTCCAACGGCTGCTTCGTCGCCAATGCCGCTCATGCCAACCTCCGTCCGCTCGTCCTGTGGGCCACCCGGGCCCCGGGTGGCGTAACCCACCGGAGCCACTCCTGACGGTAGGCAGTCGCCAGTGACCCGTCAACGATCGCCACGCCGAGGCTCGGCACCAATGTCACCCGGTGGGGTGGTTTTTCGTGCCCCTAGTGTGGGTAGGTGGACGGACTTTGGCAAAACCCGACTTGCGGGTGAAAGGCTCCGGGGCTACTGCTGGCCGCCGAAGTCCTCGGGCGAGACCTGGTCCAGGAACTCGCGGAACTTCTCCACCTCGTCCTCCTGCTCGTCCGGGATCGCGATGCCCGCCTCGGCGAGCACCTCCTCGCTCCCGTAGATCGGAGTACCGGTGCGCAGCGCGAGGGCTATCGCGTCGGACGGCCGGGCGCTCACCTCGACGCCGCCCGCGAAGACCAGCTCCGCGTAGAACACGCCGTCCCGGAGGTCACTGATCCGCACCTCGGTGAGCTGCTGCCCCAGCGCCTCCAGCACGTCCTTGAAGAGGTCGTGCGTCAGCGGGCGCACCGGCGTCATGCCCTGCTGGGCGAAGGCGATCGCGGTCGCCTCGCCAGGGCCGATCCAGATCGGCAGGTACCGATCGCCCCCTACCTCCCGCAGCAGCACGATCGGCTGGTTGGAAGGCATCTCAACCCGGACACCCACGACGTCGAGCTCATTCACAGTCGCAACCCTATGACCCATGCCCCGGATATGAAAGCGCAGCCGCTCCGGGCCCGGTCAGGCATGGCCCGACGGCCTGACCCGCAGGCCGGCCTGGACCATCGCTGCGTGCAGGCGTACCGAGAGGGTGGCCAGCTCCCGGGCGGTCGTCTCGGCATGGGCACGGGTCTGCGGATTGCGGTGCCGGCGCAGCGGGGCGACCACCTGGTCGACCAGCGCCACCTCGCGGTCCGCCGCCGCCTTCATGGCCCGCAGGTGGCGTGGCTCCAGGCCGTACCGCCCGAGCTCCGCCACCAGCCTGGCCACCTGCAACGCCTCGCCGTCGTACCCGCCGTCCGGGCCCGGGGCGATCAGCCCGTACGCCTCCCACTCGGCCAGCTCGCCCTCCCCCGCCTCGGCCGCCGCGAGCAGCTCGGCACGGCCCAGCCGCACCCCGCCCGCCGCCCCGGAGGCGGCCACCAGTTCGCGGTCGGCCTCCTCCACGGGGCCGGGCCGCGCCTCGGGGGCCGGCAGCGCCGGGGGCGCCTCACCGCGCTCGATGGCGTCCAGGTGCTCGCGGATCACCCGCAGCGGCAGGTAGTGGTCGCGCTGCATGCGGAGCACGTACGCGAGCCGCTCCACATCCGCCGGGCTGAACTTGCGATAGCCCGAGGGCGTCCGCTGCGGCTCGACCAGGCCCTCCGCCTCCAGGAAGCGGATCTTGGAGATGGTGACCTCGGGGAAGTCGTCCCGAAGGAACGTCAACACCGCACCGATGCTGAGGAGTTCGTCACCGCGCCGCCGTACCTCGCCCGCTCGACGCGAGCTCGGCACGGACCTGGCCTCGACAGATGTAGGGGTGTGCGCGGTCACTCGGGCTCCTGTCGGCGTTGTGTTCAGTACCCCCGCTGGTGGCTGGCGAAGAAGACCAGCCGGTACTTCCCGATCTGCACCTCGTCGCCGTTGTTGAGCGGCACCTCGTCGATCCGCTCCCGGTTGACGTACGTGCCGTTGAGGCTGCCCACGTCGGCCACCGAGAAGCCGCCGCCGGGCGTCCGGCGGAACTCCACGTGACGGCGGGAGACCGTGACGTCGTCCAGGAAGATGTCACCCTCGGGGTGACGGCCGGCCGTAGTGACGTCGGCGTCCAGCAGGAACCGGCTGCCGGAGTTCGGGCCGCGCTGCACGATCAGCAGGGCCGAGCCAGGCGGCAGCGCGTCGATCGCCGCCAGGACCTCGGGCGACAGCGCCGGCGTGGCGCCGGTGCTGGTGGCGTTGGGGTCGTACGACTCCAGGCCGGAGATCGAGATGGTCGAGGTGGTCTCCACGGCGCCCTCGGGCACCCCGGCGCGCAGAGGCGTGCCGCAGTTGGAACAGAAGCGGGCCGTGGCAGGGTTCTGGTTCCCGCACCTGGGGCAGGGAGTGGGGCCAGCCATGTTCACAGCCTCCTGGCGCGGCACACCCGACGGGACGTGCCCGGCGTAGGGATCCGGGGCAAACCCTCCACCAGAGGTTGAGGGTCCTGACGGGAAACCTATGCGCGGAGCACCCGACGGATCAACCGACGCGCCGTAGCCGCCCGCCCCTGTTTCATGGGCCTGGGGCCCGCCGACCGGGGCGCCGGCCCCGTCGCGGAACAGCGGACGCTCGGCGTACGCGCCCGCCTCGGAGGCCGGCCGCATGCCCGGCACTCCGGCGGCCTCCTCCTCGGACCGGCGGTGGCGCGCGGTGGGCGCCTCAACGGCCGCAGCGCGGCGGTTGTTGCGGCCGAAAAGCTTCGAGAACAGACTCACGGGCGAATCCCCTTGCGTGTGACAGACCCGCCCGCGGGGCAGGGTGAGAGGCTCGGACAGGAAGCGAGCCCGGCATCGGGCCGGGGCCGAGCGAGTGGTACGTCCCAGTGTCGCCGACGGCTTCCGCCCGCCCGCCACCGGGGGCGCTGCGCAGCTGACGGACCGTACGGAAGGCTCCCCGTCACTTCGCCGCCGGCTTGGCGTACTGGGGTGGCGTCGGGGTGGCCAGCGCGTCGACCACGACCTTCTGCTGCTGGGTGATGGTGGCGCGCGCCTGCTGCTTCTCCAGCGTGCGGACCACACCGCCCGGGATGTTCAGCGCGGGCGTCAGGTCCTGCGGGTTCCCGATCACGGTGAACCGGAACGGCTGCGACACGTTCTTGCCGTCGATCTGCACCCCGCCCCCCGAGGCATCGGTGAAGTAGGTGCTCGCCACCACTCGCACATCGTTGATCTGAATCGCCTCCGCCCCCGCCGCTCGGAGTTCCTGCAGGGTGTCCAGCAGCATATCCGCCTTCACCTGCCCTTGGGGGTCATCGACCGTCAGTACGATGCCCGGACCTGTGGCTTTGACGGTACCCGCCAGGATGCCGAGTTCCGTCGCCTTCTTCTTGGTCTGCTCCTGAGCCTCCTTGGCCTGGTTGGAGCTGTTCTCCAACTGCGCCAGGGACTGCTCGAGTTGCGACTTCTCCTGCTGGAGACGCTGCTGGCGGCTGTCCAGTTCGTCGAGAATCCGTACGAGATCCTCCTGGCGGGCGCCGCGCAGCTGGCTGTGGTCGTTGGTCGAGCGGACCTGGATGGCGAGCGCCAGGCCCAGGGAGCACAGCAGCAGCGCCACCACGAGCTGGCCACGGGAGATGCGCGGGGGCCAGAGGGCGGCCTTGAGCCTGCGGCGGGCGTCGGAGGGCGGGGCGGGCTTTCCTGACGGCTCCTCAACCCACTCCGAGACGGGGGGCTCGTCCGACGGGGGGAGCTCCGCCGCGGGACCCTCCGCGGCAGGCTCGGGCTCCCCGGCAGGCTCGGGCTCCCCGGCAGGCTCGGGCTCCCCGGCGGGCGCGGGCTCCTCCGCAGGCTCGGGAGCCTCCGGCCGACCCGCTACCTGCTCGTCGTCCGCCCTGCCACCCGGCTCACGGGCCGGCTGCTCCTCCGGCTTCTCCTCGGGCTGCTCACCCGGAGTGCGGTCCTGGTCCATGTCTCCTCCTCCCGTCCAGTCGTTCTCGGCCGCTCAGGCCCGGAAGACGTGCCGCCGGATGGCGGCCGCGTTGGAGAAGATCCGGATGCCGAGCACGACCACCACGCCGGTCGAGAGCTGCGAGCCGACCCCGAGCTGGTCGCCGAGGAAGACGATCAGCGCCGCCACGACCACGTTCGAGAGGAACGACACCACGAAGACCTTGTCGTCGAAGATCCCGTCCAGCATCGCCCGTACGCCGCCGAACACCGCGTCCAGCGCCGCCACCACCGCGATCGGCAGGTACGGCACGACGGCATCGGGCACCTCGGGCTGCACGAAGAGGCCGACGACCACTCCGATCACGAGACCCAGAACGGCAATCACGGTGTTGGTGCTCCTGTCCCTGTCGATGTCCCCGCGGAGGGCGACTTGCTCGGTGCTTCGGGCATCACGGGCTGCGCGTACCGCAGGGTGATGCCGAGCGCGGCCGGCACCGTCAGCTTCTTCTGCACGGAGAGGCTGGACTTGATGCCGTAGCTGTCCTGGATGATGTGCAGGTAGTGGCCGGCCTCCCCCTCCTGGAAGGACGAGGCGAGCTGGGGCCCGTCACCGATCGCCAGCACCGTGTACGGCGGGACCAGCGGCCGGTTGTCCACCAGGATCGCGTCGCCTGCCGCCCGGATCGCGGAGAGTGTGGTGAGACGCTGCCCGTTGACCGAGATGGCCTCGGCCCCGGCCTGCCAGAGGCCGTTGACCACCAGCTGCAGGTCGCGGTCGCGCAGGCGGCCGACGTCCTGGAAACCGCCCGCCTCCCGCGGGTTGCTGGCCGAGCCACCGGCGCCGGTGCCCGAGGCGTCCTCGATGACCAGCCGTACACCCGGGCCCGTGACCTCTACCGTGCCCGCCTCCACGGCCAGCGTCGCGAGGGCTGCGCCGTCGCCCGTCTGCAGCGCCTGCTGCTGAGCCTGGTCGACCTTGCGGCGCAGGTCCTGGATCTGCTTCTGCATCTGGTCCGCCACGGTGGTGGCGTCGTTGACCCGGTGGACCAGGGCGTCGCGCTCCTTGGCGAGCGTCGGCTCGGCCTCGTGGGACGTGACCGCACCCACCGTGACCACCGTGACGACCAGCGCAAGCCCCAGGGCCAGCGTCAGCCGTCCGCGGACAGAGGTGGGCATCTTGCTGGAACCCTCGGCCCCCTTGGCCCTGGCCGCCTCGGCGTAACCGTCGTCGAGGCTGTGCTCCATCACGGTGGTCAGCAGGGACATCGAGGCGTCGGGGCGCGAGAAGCGTCCCTCCCGGTCACTCGGCGTCGGCTGTGCTGGCATGCGGAACATCGTCCCATGTCGCCGCCGCACCAGGCGCACAGCCCCCGCCGTTCACACGACGAATGCGCACCGGATCGTGACCACGCACCTGGGCGGGAGGGCGCTCCGGCCCTCCCGCCCAGGTGTCCGTGCCGACGGCTAACGGCCCGCGCTGTCCACCACGGCCGCCCACTCGTCCAGCAGCTGCTGGGTGGCCGCGTCGTCCGGGCCCTCGGCCCACAGATGCGTCACCGCCTCGGCCGGGTCGGGCAGCACCAGCGTCCACCGTCCGTCCGGCTCGACCACCCGGACGCCGTCGGTGGTGTCCAGCAACCGGTTGCCCGCCGCCTCGACCACCGAGCGCATCACCATGCCCTTGGCCGCCCACGGCGTCGCGATGTCCCGGCGCTGGATGTGCGCCTGCGGAATCCGGGCGTCGATCTGGCTGAGGGTGAGCTGGGTCCGGGCCACCAGCCCGACCAGCCGGACGAAGGCCGCGGCCCCGTCCAGCACGCCGCTGAACTCCGGCACCACGAAGCCGCCCCGCCCGTCCCCGCCGAAGACCGTGCCCTCGGCTGCGGCGGCCTTGGCCAGGTCGTCGGGCGAGGTGGTCGTCCAGATCACCTGGGTGCCGTGGTACGCGGCGACCTGCTCGGCGATCCGCGTGGTGGTCACCGGGAGCGCCACCTGACCGCTGCGCCGCTCGGCCGCGACCAGATCGAGCAGCACCAGCAGCGCGCGGTCGTCCTCGATCACCCGCCCGAGCTCGTCCACGAAGGAGACCCGCTCGCCGACGGGGTCGAACCGCACGCCGAAGGCCGCCCGGGAGGAGGCCACCAGTTCGCCCAGCCTGGCCAGACCGGCCTTGCGCTCCTCCGCGTCCTCGGTCGGCCGGGCCTCGTCCAGCCCACCGCTGACCGTCAGCGCCTCCACACCGAGCCGCCCGAGGATGCTGGGCAGGACCAGCCCGGCACTGCCGTGCGCGGTGTCCACCACGACCTTCAGCCCCGCCTCGCGCACACCGGTGGTGTCGACGGCCCTGAGCAGATTGCCCGCATACGAGTCGAAGACGCTCGACGGGAAGGTCAGGTCGCCGATCTCACCAGGGAACGCCCGGCGGTACTCCTGTCGGGAGTACACCCGGTCGAGCTTGCGCTGACCGGCCTGCGAGAGGTCGGCGCCGCGCTCGTCGAAGAAGAGGATGTCCAGCGAGTCCGGCACACCGGGCGTGGTGCGCAGGAAGATCCCGCCGGCACTGCCGCGCGCGGTGTGCTGACGAGCCACCGGCATCGGTACG encodes:
- a CDS encoding PRC and DUF2382 domain-containing protein encodes the protein MQTDIDPRDLIGHKAVDRNGDKIGTVDEVYLDDATGEPEWAAVRTGIFGRDAFVPLTTSEFSGEELKVPYDKSLIKESPDFGVGQHLSPAQELQLYRYYGLDAGGTPPASATNGSVAPKGADLDFGAVPAAPAPAPPKTEAATMPFTAPLTDHEKPSPTVEKSIPETSETNVRSMTPTVAQPVPASDAPMTSTPNGPLEVTCREERLDITTEWQVTYTARLRKYVTSETVERHVPVVRERVRVERVPVTEGERDALTQEEIAEAVEEVTLREERPMVRKYLVPIERVRLVVERYTDDHVVREELRREHVEIDDSAGAEPAADAPAPAAAQAPMPDSPRPEPLRPS
- a CDS encoding MFS transporter — encoded protein: MSEAPQPTATAAKPSSARVLPALVLAMLAFSVVQTAVVPILPSLAKELNVSGSNITWLMTANLLSAAVLTPLLGRFGDLRGRKPMLLVSLAGLVAGSALAVGTHSFTWLVVARVLQGAGGGVLPLAISIVRDELPREKVTGGVALISASMGVGSGLGLVATGLLLEHWSYKSIFWMGLVFGLIAVALVALRVPKDPVIDKDGGADPLGALTLAGWLSALLVAVSQGNHWGWTSNKTLGLFAVAAVIALVWIVIETKVSHPLVDMKMMSRPAVAFTNISGLLIGFGMYGSFLVISNFAQTPEKLAHYGFTATVLHAGVMLLPSAVGSMVAAPVGAMLIARRGPRLPLVLGGVLGAVSMAYLAVRHSAEGDIYTASAVFGLGVGLAYAAMPAFINGAVPIEQSGIANGMNAVLRTVGGAVGTAVMGAILTGDTIKHLPIPLPTLDAYKHAFWTAAVMCLVAAAVPFAIRRIKPAVAAPVESSVGLELAKTDA
- a CDS encoding DNA polymerase IV — protein: MRTVPSIIHLDMDAFFAAVEQAAKPSLRGKPVVVGGLGGRGVVATASYEARKFGVHSAMPMAQARRLCPNAAFLSGRFEAYRQVSELVMGLLRELSPLVEPLSLDEAFVDLEAGPYGPALAEAGPAGGAELVLAIAEDLRADIQERTGLTASVGAAGSKLMAKIASEQAKPDGLVLVEIGSERAVLSVMPVRALPGVGPATEQALRRAGLTTVDDLAEAGEAELVQLLGRAHGAGVYQMSIGLDERPVVPDRDAKSVSVEDTFEVDLADRDRILHEIDVLTARCVRRLHAAGRSGRTVVLKVRRFDFSTLTRSETLRAPTDDEAVIAETARRLALQVDVTGGVRLLGVGVSQLADYTQEDLFAQAAVREPLEDHRPEPAVREAEPEEPAVRRWFPGQDVTHAQHGPGWVQGSGVGRVTVRFETPDSERGRVRTFAVDDPELVPSAPLPLRPLKT
- a CDS encoding SanA/YdcF family protein translates to MRRIPRPRVRWPRTRRGRRRAFQAAVLLSVVALAPSAWLRLSEGDRVGTVESAPEAPVAVVFGAGLFDGEPSPYLAHRLDAALTLYQQHKVQAILVTGDNSRDDYDEPDAMQAYLVGHGVPEVRVVEDYAGFDTWDSCTRAHRIFGVDRAVLVSQTFHVRRALALCQAAGIDSYAVGVHEPEDVTWYYGGLREIPGAGKAALNAWLRPDPRFLGAKEPGITKALTDAAGH
- a CDS encoding MerR family transcriptional regulator → MSGIGDEAAVGGLCSVHIPRSGRNLLERAWEGPGIEQPDADLPRVGRFPAVQPGQPAIERLSPTSTLVGYRGPTACAAAGITYRQLDYWARTGLLEPSVRSAYPANTQRLYSFRDILLLKIVKRLLDAGVSLQNIRVAVTHLQSAEVADLAGLTLMSDGATVYECTSPQQVVDLLKGGQGVFGIAVGAVSEELETALGRLHAERTDTGETLLGHDPEDELAQRRNRAG
- a CDS encoding bifunctional nuclease family protein; the encoded protein is MNELDVVGVRVEMPSNQPIVLLREVGGDRYLPIWIGPGEATAIAFAQQGMTPVRPLTHDLFKDVLEALGQQLTEVRISDLRDGVFYAELVFAGGVEVSARPSDAIALALRTGTPIYGSEEVLAEAGIAIPDEQEDEVEKFREFLDQVSPEDFGGQQ
- a CDS encoding MerR family transcriptional regulator; protein product: MPSSRRAGEVRRRGDELLSIGAVLTFLRDDFPEVTISKIRFLEAEGLVEPQRTPSGYRKFSPADVERLAYVLRMQRDHYLPLRVIREHLDAIERGEAPPALPAPEARPGPVEEADRELVAASGAAGGVRLGRAELLAAAEAGEGELAEWEAYGLIAPGPDGGYDGEALQVARLVAELGRYGLEPRHLRAMKAAADREVALVDQVVAPLRRHRNPQTRAHAETTARELATLSVRLHAAMVQAGLRVRPSGHA
- a CDS encoding FHA domain-containing protein, whose protein sequence is MSLFSKLFGRNNRRAAAVEAPTARHRRSEEEAAGVPGMRPASEAGAYAERPLFRDGAGAPVGGPQAHETGAGGYGASVDPSGAPRIGFPSGPSTSGGGFAPDPYAGHVPSGVPRQEAVNMAGPTPCPRCGNQNPATARFCSNCGTPLRAGVPEGAVETTSTISISGLESYDPNATSTGATPALSPEVLAAIDALPPGSALLIVQRGPNSGSRFLLDADVTTAGRHPEGDIFLDDVTVSRRHVEFRRTPGGGFSVADVGSLNGTYVNRERIDEVPLNNGDEVQIGKYRLVFFASHQRGY
- a CDS encoding DUF881 domain-containing protein translates to MDQDRTPGEQPEEKPEEQPAREPGGRADDEQVAGRPEAPEPAEEPAPAGEPEPAGEPEPAGEPEPAAEGPAAELPPSDEPPVSEWVEEPSGKPAPPSDARRRLKAALWPPRISRGQLVVALLLCSLGLALAIQVRSTNDHSQLRGARQEDLVRILDELDSRQQRLQQEKSQLEQSLAQLENSSNQAKEAQEQTKKKATELGILAGTVKATGPGIVLTVDDPQGQVKADMLLDTLQELRAAGAEAIQINDVRVVASTYFTDASGGGVQIDGKNVSQPFRFTVIGNPQDLTPALNIPGGVVRTLEKQQARATITQQQKVVVDALATPTPPQYAKPAAK
- a CDS encoding small basic family protein, with product MIAVLGLVIGVVVGLFVQPEVPDAVVPYLPIAVVAALDAVFGGVRAMLDGIFDDKVFVVSFLSNVVVAALIVFLGDQLGVGSQLSTGVVVVLGIRIFSNAAAIRRHVFRA
- a CDS encoding DUF881 domain-containing protein, producing MPAQPTPSDREGRFSRPDASMSLLTTVMEHSLDDGYAEAARAKGAEGSSKMPTSVRGRLTLALGLALVVTVVTVGAVTSHEAEPTLAKERDALVHRVNDATTVADQMQKQIQDLRRKVDQAQQQALQTGDGAALATLAVEAGTVEVTGPGVRLVIEDASGTGAGGSASNPREAGGFQDVGRLRDRDLQLVVNGLWQAGAEAISVNGQRLTTLSAIRAAGDAILVDNRPLVPPYTVLAIGDGPQLASSFQEGEAGHYLHIIQDSYGIKSSLSVQKKLTVPAALGITLRYAQPVMPEAPSKSPSAGTSTGTGAPTP